ATGAATCGTGCACGTAAGATGATTAACGATTTAGAAGGTAGTGTAAAAAATTATAAGTCAGAAGTTGCTCGTTTACAAAAAGAAAATGCAATTCTTGTACGTAATGTTGAAGATTTAAACAATAAAAATTCTGCATTAACAACAGATAATAATAATTTAAGAGAAAACAACAAAGAATTAACGTATAACTACCAAACAGAGAAAAACGTTCGCCAAAAAGATAACGCTATTTCGAAAGGAAAAATTAATGAATTAAGTTCGACTTTATCTGTTTCAAATCAACAAATTAAAGGTATCCGAGTAAGAAGTAGTGGAAAAGAAGTTGAAAAAACACGTGCAAAACGTATTGATAAAATTCGTGTTTCTTTTGATGTAGATCGCAATTCGAGAACAGAATCTGGAGACAAAAAATTATATGTTGCCATCTATAATCCTGATGGAACGTTAGGTAGATACGGAAATGCACAAGGTGGACAAATTGAGTTAAGATCTGGGGATACAGTTGATTTCTCTGATGCAATTAGTTTCAATTACACAAATGGGCAAGTAAAAAATATTACATTTGATTGGGAAAATGAAGAATTCCAAAAAGGAGTTTATACTTTCAATGTTTACGAAAATGGATTTAAAATTAGTCAAGCAAAAATAACCCTGAACTAATTCATTGACACAAAGCTAACCAGAAAAGCTCAGCAAATGCTGAGCTTTTTTATGCTATTCATTCAAAACTATCGTTTAAGTAAATTGATACTAACAGTTGCCAATTCGTTATTTGGGTATTTTTTAAACAATGTTTTATCAGGCATTAATCCAGTTTCTTGACAAATGCGATGAAAAACATCAACCTCGACAATATATTGATCCGAAAAACCATGCGTTGCATCATAAGCTGTTGCAGGTGTATTTCCTAAATTTCTTGCTGTTAAATCTGGAGCGATTGTATGCAACTCGATTAACAATAATCCAAACTTATCAACATAAGGCGCCCATTTTTTGAGATGATTCAATAAATTCTGTTCCACATCGTTATTCGACAAACGTTTACCTCTAAAAGCAAATGCACCAGTGGACGTACTGATTCTATCTATTTTAACTTCTTTTACATCTTCCCAAATTCTATTATGATCTAAAAATGTTCTAATGTTCAACAAATCACTCAACTCAATAGAATAATCCTCTTTTAAATCAGTCGCCAATCGATCTGGATCACCGATATCGCCCCAAATCACTTTTGCCCAAATATCATTTTTAATTAAATTAGCACGCGTTACTTTCAATGCTGCTTGATTATAATCTGCACCAACTAAAAATAAAGGGTATTCATCCAAATGTTTTCCTCGCAATGTTTGTCGCTCTATCACATCATACAAATGCTGTAATAATGCACCATTTCCACATCCCATATCCAAAATACCTTTTGGTTGTTCTTCGATAGGACGATTAAAAATCTCGGCAATAAACTCATCTATCACTTTAAAATAAGTAGAATGTGCACCTCCACTACCCCAAACATTCATTTCGCGATTAACATGTTGCTCATCTTCGCCTTCTGTAATCTCTCTCAATTTCGTTGGCGAACCAAATAGTAAATCGTTCAATTTTGCAAACATTGGCAAATACGATACAGTAACACCGTAAGATGTTGCTCTACGTGCAAAAAACAAGCCTGTTTCAGTAAATTTATAATTCTTCTCGTGTTTTGAAAACCAACCTAATTCGGCAAGTCGCTCCAATATTTTTTCAAATGTTTGTGGATTTTTATGAAATTCATCTGGATTGAAAGAAGCTTCCATAAAATATTTATGAAACAAACCGCTCATTCCCATTCGAACAATGATAGGTCCAACCAAAGCTCCTTCGATATGTTTTGTAATTTGATAATGCAATGGTTTTTCAAGAAACTCTTCGTTATCACTTGTCAGTAAATATGTTTTGTACTTATCAAATAACTTGATCCATTTTTTACAAAATTCTTCCGAAAAATCATGTTGATGAATCACTTCATCTTCAGCTAAAAAAACACCTAAATCATGGTAAATATCAAAATTTGTAAATGCTCTGTCTGAATATTTATTGGTTTGAATTTCGACAATTTTTTGTTCATTATTTACCGTATACTCTAACATATTTTGAGAAGCCAACACACGCAAAGCAACATTTAAATATCCTTCGTTTGCTTGAAATTCTTTTGTTAGCTGATCCAATAACATCGTTTTATGTTCGACAATATAATGCAACACACCTTTGCTCGCTAAAACATTCAATATCGGTGCAGTTACCAAACCATCAAGATGTCTAAAGATTAACGATCTCAAATATTTTTTATCCATTTTGGTTGATTTTTTCTCTTATAAATATATTGATAATTACGAAATATTGGTAAGAAAAATAGCGTGATTTTAAATTACTTAAAATAAAAAAAACTCATCCGTAGACAAGGTTTTATAGGATTAATCAATTTTGATGAAATTTCCGTGCGAATTGAATTTCAATGTTTGTTTTGATTGTAAAAATTCTACTTCGTAAGAACCATCTTTTTTATCTCGTTCAATCTTTTTAATAGGACTTTTTAGATTATTTTTTTCAAGATAACTTTTTATTTTTTCAGGAAAAAAATTGGTTGGAATTGCTTTTCCTAACCCATTCTTCACTTCTATCCATTGTCCATTATCTGAAAATTCTAATTTTGTTCCATCTTTTAATTGAATATTATATGTTGTGATGTTGCGTTCAACTTCTTTTATAGCATTCAACAATTTGAGATTTCCGAAATTTTGTGCAATAAAATTCTGCACATTTACAGGTAAATTATTCGCTGAAACGACCATTTCATTTGAATCAATATTTACCGTTTTTTGTTGACCATCATCTTGTAAAACGACATAAGAGTTCGATGAATTCGATGAATCTGATCCATTCACTATATCGCTTTCCATAACGATAGGTTGCTCAGGCGCTTCCGATTTACTCGAAATAATATCATTTTCAGTAGATTTTTTTGATTCGCATGCAGTTAAAACTAAACTAAAAATAGCGAGTAATGATAAAACTATTTTTTTCATAATTTTGATTTTAAACGTTTATCAACAAGCATTATACCATAAAAAAATGCTGATTAAAATTTAACCAGCATTTAAGAGTTTATTTTTTCTGAACGAGAATAAGATATTCCCACGGTTTTAATTTCAGTTTAGTTGTCGCATCAAATGGTACATCTTCATTGTTCATAAAGTTTTTATAAATTCCGCTAATTGGAACTGTAACTTCTTTTTCCGACTTTGTTAAATTTGCCACAAAATAAGCTTCTGTTGTATTTTTCTTTCGTTTGAAAGCTAAAATAGATTTATCATCCGAAGTTTTAAGTCGTTCGTAAGAAGCTGCTTTTTTCGCTCCATTAAAGGCTTCATTTGTTACTTTTAATTCTCCTAATTTTTCGTAAACACCTCTCATTTTTGCAGTTGGATTACGATCAATCGAATCTTTTACAAAGAATTTTAGTCGACGACTGAAATCTTCTTCTTGTCCATTATAAATCAACGGGATTCCAGGCAAGGTGTACGTTAAAACGGCAAAAGTTTCAACTGCATCACCCATTCTTTCATACTCTGTTCCTGCCCAAGAATTTTCGTCGTGGTTTGATGTGAATAATAATTTATAATCATCTGCTTGCCATTTTTTTGGAATCGAATCCATGTATGCATCAATCGCAGAAACATTCTTTTTACCTTTGGCGATATCATTCATAATATGATGAATTTCCCATCCATAAGCCGCGTCAAAAGCGTTTACTAAAAGATCTGGATTTTCTGTTTCACCTAACATAAATATCTCGCGATCACTTGCCAATTTCGGTTTCGCTTCTTCCCAAAAATCAGTTGGCACTTCATGTGCCATATCGCAACGGAAACCATCGATTTTGAAATCATCTAACCAATATTTCATATCAGCAATCATCTGTTTGCGCATTTCTTTGTTTTCGAAATTCAACGCTACAACATCTGTCCAATCATAAGGAGAATGCATTTTTCCATTCTTATCTTGTTCGTACCAATCGGGGTGTTGTTTTACCCAAGGATGATCCCAAGCTGTGTGATTCGCGACCCAATCTAAAATAACATACATGCCATTTTTGTGCGCTTCATCAACCAATTTCTTGAAATCTTCGGCATTCCCAAATTCTGGATTAATTCCTCTATAATCTTTGATCGAATAATATGAACCTAAACCTTCTTTTCTATTCTCTTCTCCAATCGGATGAATCGGCATAATCCAAAGGATTTTGACTCCCAATTTTTTGATGTTAGAAATTTCTTTTGTTACCGCTTCAAAAGTTCCTTCTGGCGAAAACTGACGAACATTCACTTCATAAATAACGGACGTTTCTGCCATCTCAGCTGTAAAAGGGACAAAGGCTTGTTCTTTCATTTCAGTTTTTACATCCTCTGACTTTGTTTCTTTTTTGCTTTCGCAACTTGTCATAAACAAAGTCGTTATCAACGTTAAACCAGCTATTTTTTTTATCATTTTTATCTTCTAATTCTTCTAAAAATTAATTCACTTTCTCTAATAATACTATATCAGAAGTTGTATTCAATTCAAAATTTCCGTTTACAACTTTTCCTGAAACACTTGAATAAGCATCACGAACTTTAGTCCCATCTTTCCAAACCGAACTCACATTAATTGACTTTTTACCAATAGGCATTTCCAGTCCAATAACGACATCATCTGTCTTGTATTTTCGTGTAAAAATATACGGCGAATTTTGTAAATCAGTTTGATTTCCT
This portion of the Empedobacter stercoris genome encodes:
- a CDS encoding class I SAM-dependent methyltransferase: MDKKYLRSLIFRHLDGLVTAPILNVLASKGVLHYIVEHKTMLLDQLTKEFQANEGYLNVALRVLASQNMLEYTVNNEQKIVEIQTNKYSDRAFTNFDIYHDLGVFLAEDEVIHQHDFSEEFCKKWIKLFDKYKTYLLTSDNEEFLEKPLHYQITKHIEGALVGPIIVRMGMSGLFHKYFMEASFNPDEFHKNPQTFEKILERLAELGWFSKHEKNYKFTETGLFFARRATSYGVTVSYLPMFAKLNDLLFGSPTKLREITEGEDEQHVNREMNVWGSGGAHSTYFKVIDEFIAEIFNRPIEEQPKGILDMGCGNGALLQHLYDVIERQTLRGKHLDEYPLFLVGADYNQAALKVTRANLIKNDIWAKVIWGDIGDPDRLATDLKEDYSIELSDLLNIRTFLDHNRIWEDVKEVKIDRISTSTGAFAFRGKRLSNNDVEQNLLNHLKKWAPYVDKFGLLLIELHTIAPDLTARNLGNTPATAYDATHGFSDQYIVEVDVFHRICQETGLMPDKTLFKKYPNNELATVSINLLKR
- a CDS encoding PepSY-like domain-containing protein gives rise to the protein MKKIVLSLLAIFSLVLTACESKKSTENDIISSKSEAPEQPIVMESDIVNGSDSSNSSNSYVVLQDDGQQKTVNIDSNEMVVSANNLPVNVQNFIAQNFGNLKLLNAIKEVERNITTYNIQLKDGTKLEFSDNGQWIEVKNGLGKAIPTNFFPEKIKSYLEKNNLKSPIKKIERDKKDGSYEVEFLQSKQTLKFNSHGNFIKID
- a CDS encoding alpha-amylase family glycosyl hydrolase yields the protein MIKKIAGLTLITTLFMTSCESKKETKSEDVKTEMKEQAFVPFTAEMAETSVIYEVNVRQFSPEGTFEAVTKEISNIKKLGVKILWIMPIHPIGEENRKEGLGSYYSIKDYRGINPEFGNAEDFKKLVDEAHKNGMYVILDWVANHTAWDHPWVKQHPDWYEQDKNGKMHSPYDWTDVVALNFENKEMRKQMIADMKYWLDDFKIDGFRCDMAHEVPTDFWEEAKPKLASDREIFMLGETENPDLLVNAFDAAYGWEIHHIMNDIAKGKKNVSAIDAYMDSIPKKWQADDYKLLFTSNHDENSWAGTEYERMGDAVETFAVLTYTLPGIPLIYNGQEEDFSRRLKFFVKDSIDRNPTAKMRGVYEKLGELKVTNEAFNGAKKAASYERLKTSDDKSILAFKRKKNTTEAYFVANLTKSEKEVTVPISGIYKNFMNNEDVPFDATTKLKLKPWEYLILVQKK